In Chrysemys picta bellii isolate R12L10 chromosome 22, ASM1138683v2, whole genome shotgun sequence, the genomic stretch ACAGGGAGCCGCTCGCTGGTGGGCAGCTGGGCGGGGGCAGTTCGTGCGGCGAGGGGCTCTGAGCCCGGCAGGCAGGTTACCTGGGTCCAGCAGAGAAGGGCATGAAGGCCAGCGGGGGCTGGTTCTTGGCGTTCTCTGGGTCGAAGCGCTGCGGGTTATAGACCTGGAGCAGCAAGCACAGGGCATGGtgaggggagcgggggcggggctggggtcccCGAGCCAAGGAGGGAGCAAAGGCAGCCCCCACACCCAGGTACAGCATGGGCACCAGGCTCCCCAAGACCGAGCTGCTCACTGGGGCCATGCGCTGACAGCGGGGATGGTTCTGCCTCCACCCAGCACTCAGAGCCGGGCCCGGCCCAGtgacccagccctgcccagtgAATGGGGGTGCGACCCTCACTCCCCTCTAGGCaagctcgggggcggggggaagcttcCTCTCTGGGGAGGGTCGCTGGGAATAGGAAGCTGCTAGACTGATGGCGTTTCAGCGTCCCCTAGTGCCATGCCAGGGCACTGAGTCAGCAGTGACTGTGAGGGGtcagtgccccctactgagcccctcaATTccacccctgcagcacagcgccccctagtgccatgtGAGGCACTGGGTCAGCAGTGACTGTGAGGGGACAatgccacacaatagcagatgtaaaggtagccatcttacagcaaaaaaacttcaggaccagactccaaagagaaactgctgagctccagttcatttgcaaatttgacaccatcagatcaggattaaacaaagactgtgaatggctatccaactacagaagcagtttctcctcccttggtgttcacacctcaactgctagcagagcacctcaccctccctgattgaactaacctcgttatctccagactgatttatacctgcctctggagatttccattacttgcatctgaagaagtgaggttcttacccacgaaagcttatgctcccaatacttctgttagtctcaaaggtgccacaggaccctctgttgctttttactgaacAACttatttactgttttgttttcactACAGCctagatcattttgaaccagGGATATGTTTAGCAAGACTGGAATAAGGAATTGAGAAGTACATCCTCCTGCGTGCATCCTCCGAGCCAAATCCATCACACAAGTAGAGACTCACCTC encodes the following:
- the LOC135977173 gene encoding ultra-long-chain fatty acid omega-hydroxylase-like, which gives rise to MAPVSSSVLGSLVPMLYLGVGAAFAPSLARGPQPRPRSPHHALCLLLQVYNPQRFDPENAKNQPPLAFMPFSAGPRNCIGQNFAMAEMKVVLALTLLRFAVRLDEHRPVRRKPELTLPSETGLWLHLEPLGPSHESRPSAPRS